The sequence below is a genomic window from Oscillospiraceae bacterium.
CATACCGAAGCGGACGGCCCCCACCACGGGCGCGCCGAACGGGAAGGCCTCCAGGGCCTGGGGCAGGGTATTTTCAGCCATGCCCACGCCTACACCCCCCACAGGTTCTCGGGGTACAGGCCCCCCGCCGTCATGTCCGCGATGGCCTTTACCACCACGGGCTTATCCTCCTGGTAGGTCACGCCGTACCACTTGTCCCGGCTGCGCAGCACCTTCACCCGGGCCTTGCCCTCGGCGATGAGCTGGCTGACCACGGTGGGCAGGTAGTACTCCCCCTTCATGGGGTTGTCCCGCAGCGCGCCGTCCAGAAATGCGGGGAAGCGGGCCCAGGCCTCGTCCAGGTAGCTCCTGGTGAAGCCCCACAGGTTCATGGACACGATGGTGTCCCCCGGCAGATCCTCCCAGGTGGCCCCGCCGTCCTCGGTGAAGCGGGGGCTGGCCTGCCCCTTCTCGATGCGGGTGCGCTCGGTGACGCTGATCAGATCGTTGTCCCCGCTCTCCACGCACACGCCGCGGGACACGTAGCCGTGCTCGGTGACGGTGTTCTCCAGCAGGTAGCCCACCATGGCGTACTCGTACACATCCCCGTCCGGGTGGGAGAGCAGGTAGTCGTAGATGGCGCGGAAGCCCTCGGGGCCGTAGTAGTCGTCCGCGTTGATGACCGCGAAGGGGCCGTCCACCACGCTCCGGGCGGCCAGGGCGGCCTGGGCGGTGCCCCAGGGCTTCACCCGGCCCTCGGGCACGGCGTAGCCCTCCGGCAGATCGTCCAGGCACTGGTAGACGTAGCGCACGTCCATCACCTTGGACAGGCGATCGCCGATGGCCGCCTTGAAGTCGGTCTCGATCTCGCGCTTGATGACGAAGACCACCGTCTCAAACCCTGCCCGCCGCGCGTCGTAGATGGAGTAGTCGATGATGAGCTCCCCGTGGCCCCCCACGGGGTCGAGCTGCTTGAGCCCGCCGTACCGGCTGCCCATGCCAGCCGCCATCACCACCAAAACAGGCTTGTTCATAAAATCACCTCAGTTAAAATTGAGAATGAGGGACGCGCCCTCCCCGCCGCGGCGGAATTATCAATTCTCAATTATCAATTGCCCTTATACCCGTTGGGGTTTGTGCTCTGCCACTTCCAGGAGGAGGCGCACATCTCCTCGATGCCGTACCGGGCCTGCCAGCCCAGCTCCTCCCGCGCCTTGGCGGGGTCGGCGTAGCAGGCGGCGATGTCGCCGGGGCGGCGGGGGTCCACCACGTAGGGCAGGGTCTTGCCGCAGGCACGCTCGTAGGCGTGGATTACGTCCAGCACGCTGTACCCCTTGCCGGTGCCCAGGTTGCAGACGAACAGCCCGCAGTCCCCGGCCAGCTTCTTCAGCGCCGAGACGTGGCCCAGGGCCAGATCCACCACGTGGATGTAGTCCCGCACGCCGGTGCCGTCGGGGGTGGGGTAGTCGTCCCCGAAGACGTGGACTTTGTCCAGCTCGCCCACCGCCACCTTGGCGATGTAGGGCACCAGGTTGTTGGGGATGCCGTTGGGGTCCTCGCCGATAAGTCCGCTGTCGTGGGCCCCGATGGGGTTGAAGTAGCGCAGCAGGGCCACGTTCAGGGCGGGGTCGGCGGCGCACAGGTCGGTGAGGATGCGCTCGATGAAGAGCTTGGTGGTGCCGTAGGGGTTGGTGGTGCCGCCCACGGGGAAGTCCTCCCGGATGGGCACGGAGACGGGGTCGCCGTACACGGTGGCCGAGGAGGAGAACACGAAGTTATGTATCCCCCTGGCGCGCATTGTATTGAGCAGGTTCAGGGTGCTGACCAGATTGTTGGTGTAGTACTCCAGGGGCTTCTGAACGCTCTCCCCCACCGCCTTGAGCCCGGCGAAGTGGATCACCGCGTCGACGTCCGGGTACTTGTCCAGCAGCGCGTCCACCTGGGCGGCGTCGCACAGCTCGGTCTTTTCAAAGGGGACGGGCCGGCCCACGATCCGCTCCACCCGGCGCAGGGCCTCCTCGCTGGAGTTGACCAGGTTATCCGCCACGACGATGTCGTACCCGGCGTTGATGAGCTCGATGCAGGTGTGGCTGCCGATGTAGCCCGCACCGCCGCTGACCAGAATTGACATAGGGGACACTCCTTTAAATTCATTTCAGGCTTGTGACACTATTCTACCTGTCCGGTGGGAGAAAATAAATAGACAGTTCCGCACATTATTGGCACAATCGTCCGCCTCATTCTTGTCATATCGTCCGCCTGTTCCGGTCGGACAGCAGCTTGACGCTGCGGGCGTACTCGCTGGGGGTCATACCCGTGACCTTTTTGAAGTGGCGGGAGAAGTAGTGCAGGGACTGGTAGCCCAGCGCGGCGGCGATCTCGGTAAAGTTGCGCCTGCCCTCCCGGATCATCCGCCGGGCGGCCTCAATTTTCAGCGCGCCGAAGTACTCCATCACGCCGCCCCCGGTCCGCGCCCGGAAAAGCTGCTGGAGCCGGCTGCGCCCCACCAGATTGTCCCGGCACACCTGGGCCAGGGTGAGGGGCCGGGCCACGTTGGCCTCCAGATAGGAGGCCACCCGATCCACCAGCTCCTCCCGGGCGTGCTCACGGATAACGCTGCCCGGCCGCTCCTCCCGCTCCCCCCGGCGGACCAGGCGCACCAGCAGCTCCTCCAGGGAGAGGGCGAGCAGCTCCTCCGCCCCGAAGGGGGCGTCCGCCCGCCGGGCCATGCCGGTGGTGAGGGGGTCGTCCAGCGGGGTGGAGAAGGCCGCGCCCGCCTCCTCCACGATGCGCCCCAGCAGAGCCTTGCCCGTGTCACCCAGAGTCATGACCCGCCCCCGGAAGAACTCCATGGCCGCCCCGGCGCAGCGGAAGCTGACCACCACCAGGTTGGGGGCCACCGCGCCGTTGCAGCGCAGGGCGTGGAACTCGCCGGGGGCGTGGAAGACGATCTGCCCCTGCCCCAGGCGCAGGCTCCGCGCCCCCGCCGCCACGTCCAGGTCCCCCTTGTCCACGTACAAAAACTCCCAGAAGTCGTGGGACTCCCCCTCAAAATAGTAGCTGCTGGCGTACTCAAAGTAGTGCACGGTGACGATCTGCTCCACCGCCAGGGGCCGCAGGGGGGACAGGGGTTCAAACGCCATCGCCGCCGCCCTCCTCCCGCTCCGCCCGCCGGGCCTTGCGGTACTCCATGGGGCTTCTGCCCTCCAGCTTGCGGAAGGACTGGGAGAAGTAGCTGGGGGAGGAGAAGCCCAGCATGTGGGAGATCTGGGACAGGGAGTGGTCGGTGTCGGACAGGAGGTAGCGGCTCTCCTGGATGCGGCGGGAGATAAGGTAGTTGATGGGCGAGACGCCGTACTCCCGGGTGAAGGCGTGCACCATATAATATTTGTTTACGTGGGCCAGCTCGGAGAGCATATCCAGGGTGATGTTCTCCTTGAAGTGGCCGTCGATGTACCGCCGCACCGCGGCGCACTCCTTGCTGGAGCGGCGGTTGGGGGGCGCCACCGTCAGGGAGAAGTTTGTGCGCCGCATGATGCGCACCAGCAGCACCTCCAGCAGGTCCTGGCACAGGACCTCGTACCCCGCCGCCTTGTTCTCGATCTCCCGCAGCAGACTGCGCAGGAAGAAGAGCACCTCCTCCCGGTCGGAGCGCAGGCTGACGCGGGCGTAGCGCCCGTCCTCCTCCTCCCCGGAGCGGAACTCCAGCCCTTCCACCCCCAGCACGATGTACTCCAGGGGGCTCTGGTTGAGGCTGACCTCGGTATGCTCCACGTTGGGGTTGACGATGATCAGGTCGTCCGGAGCGGCGGGCAGGGTCAGGTCGGCGATCTTGAACTGGCCGCCGCCCCCCACCACGTAGAACAGCTCGGTACAGGCGTGGGTGTGGAGCATACTGTGCCAGTCCCCGCCGTATTTGGCCGTGGACACGTACAGGAGCTTGGTGGAGCTGCGGTCCACCGGGCTTCCGCCCTCCGCCCCCAGCTCGTACCGGTTGTTGCTCATACGGTTCCCCTCCTGAACTTTATAAATCTTGCTTTCGCGCTTCCTAAACCGCCCGGTAGTGATTATAATACAGATCGCGCCGTTGTGCAATCCGCGAAAAAAAGACAGTTGTACGCGCCCCCTTTTCCGCCATGGGCCCGGCGTATCCCCGTTATTATTTTAACAAGATGCACAAAAGCCGGATTTTACACGCATTATTATTATCAGAACCTCCAAATTAGCAAGATCTCTAAAAAAACCGGCAAGAATATCGTTGATTCAGCCCTTGTAAGCGATATACTTAGCTTAACCCGTGCGGCGGGCCGGCTCCACGGCCCGGGCACGAAGCTGCAAGAGATTATATTAGGAGGTAAAGAGGACAATGAAATTCAAGAAACTGCTCGGCCTCACCCTGGCCGGCGCCCTGTCCCTGTCCCTGCTGGCCGGCTGCTCAAACGGCACCAGCTCCAACCCCACCCCCGCGCCCGCCACCCAGGCGCCCGGCGCGGAGAGCCAGGCCCCCGCGCCCCAGCCCGC
It includes:
- a CDS encoding nucleotidyltransferase; the encoded protein is MNKPVLVVMAAGMGSRYGGLKQLDPVGGHGELIIDYSIYDARRAGFETVVFVIKREIETDFKAAIGDRLSKVMDVRYVYQCLDDLPEGYAVPEGRVKPWGTAQAALAARSVVDGPFAVINADDYYGPEGFRAIYDYLLSHPDGDVYEYAMVGYLLENTVTEHGYVSRGVCVESGDNDLISVTERTRIEKGQASPRFTEDGGATWEDLPGDTIVSMNLWGFTRSYLDEAWARFPAFLDGALRDNPMKGEYYLPTVVSQLIAEGKARVKVLRSRDKWYGVTYQEDKPVVVKAIADMTAGGLYPENLWGV
- the galE gene encoding UDP-glucose 4-epimerase, whose translation is MSILVSGGAGYIGSHTCIELINAGYDIVVADNLVNSSEEALRRVERIVGRPVPFEKTELCDAAQVDALLDKYPDVDAVIHFAGLKAVGESVQKPLEYYTNNLVSTLNLLNTMRARGIHNFVFSSSATVYGDPVSVPIREDFPVGGTTNPYGTTKLFIERILTDLCAADPALNVALLRYFNPIGAHDSGLIGEDPNGIPNNLVPYIAKVAVGELDKVHVFGDDYPTPDGTGVRDYIHVVDLALGHVSALKKLAGDCGLFVCNLGTGKGYSVLDVIHAYERACGKTLPYVVDPRRPGDIAACYADPAKAREELGWQARYGIEEMCASSWKWQSTNPNGYKGN
- a CDS encoding AraC family transcriptional regulator; its protein translation is MSNNRYELGAEGGSPVDRSSTKLLYVSTAKYGGDWHSMLHTHACTELFYVVGGGGQFKIADLTLPAAPDDLIIVNPNVEHTEVSLNQSPLEYIVLGVEGLEFRSGEEEDGRYARVSLRSDREEVLFFLRSLLREIENKAAGYEVLCQDLLEVLLVRIMRRTNFSLTVAPPNRRSSKECAAVRRYIDGHFKENITLDMLSELAHVNKYYMVHAFTREYGVSPINYLISRRIQESRYLLSDTDHSLSQISHMLGFSSPSYFSQSFRKLEGRSPMEYRKARRAEREEGGGDGV